In Phycodurus eques isolate BA_2022a chromosome 23, UOR_Pequ_1.1, whole genome shotgun sequence, a genomic segment contains:
- the aco1 gene encoding cytoplasmic aconitate hydratase isoform X1: MAGTATNPFQHIVELLDPQVANQMFYNLTKLEDPRYDNLPFSIRVLLESAVRNCDGFLVKQSDVENILNWKQTQTQSVEIPFRPARVILQDFTGVPAVVDFAAMRNAVIKLGGDPEKINPVCPADLVIDHSVQVDFNKKSDSLQKNENLEFERNRERFQFLKWGSQAFRNMRIIPPGSGIVHQVNLEYLARVVFNHEGYFYPDSLVGTDSHTTMIDGLGVLGWGVGGIEAEAVMLGQPISMVLPEVVGYKMYGSPDKFITSTDIVLTVTKHLRQVGVVGKFVEFFGPSVAQLSIADRATISNMCPEYGATAAFFPVDDVSIEYLKQTGREAEKLAYITRYLKAVSMFRNYSNVSQDPDFSQVVELDLSTVVPCCSGPKRPQDRIPLSDMKKDFASCLGAKQGFKGFAVAPDSQSATVPFQFDGKEYMLSHGSVVIAAITSCTNTSNPSVMLGAGLLAKKAIENGLSVKPYIKTSLSPGSGVVTYYLKESGVMDYLSQLGFEVVGYGCMTCIGNSGPLPEPVVEAITQGDLVAAGVLSGNRNFEGRVHPNTRANYLASPPLVIAYAIAGTVKIDFLTEPIAINSEGREVFLKDIWPTREEIQLEETKFVIPSMFREVYEKIEKVNERWNSLVAPSDKLYPWDVTSTYIKSPPFFDGLTMQLNPPRSIDGAYVLLNLGDSVTTDHISPAGNITRSSPAARYLSSRDVIPRDFNSYGSRRGNDAVMARGTFANIRLFNKFLNKQAPQTIYLPTGEMMDVFDAAERYGQSGVPLLILAGKEYGSGSSRDWAAKGPLLLGIKAVLAESYERIHRSNLVGMGIIPLEYLPGDNAESLALTGRERYHVAIPENITTRMIVVVTLDTGKTFRVRMRFDTDVELAYFHHGGILNYMIRKMSEN; this comes from the exons ATGGCCGGAACTGCGACGAATCCCTTCCAACATATAGTTGAGCTTCTGGATCCTCAGGTTGCAAATCAGATGTTTTATAATCTCACCAAACTTGAAGATCCCAGATATG ACAACTTGCCATTTTCCATCCGGGTTCTCTTGGAGTCTGCTGTCAGGAACTGCGACGGCTTTCTGGTGAAGCAGTCCGACGTGGAAAATATCCTGAACTGGAAGCAAACCCAGACGCAGTCTGTGGAGATCCCGTTCAGGCCGGCACGCGTCATCCTGCAGGATTTCAC CGGCGTACCTGCCGTGGTTGATTTCGCCGCCATGCGCAATGCGGTGATTAAGCTCGGCGGCGACCCCGAGAAGATCAATCCCGTTTGCCCGGCCGACCTGGTCATCGATCATTCCGTCCAAGTGGACTTTAATAAAAA GTCTGATAGCCTTCAGAAAAATGAAAACTTGGAGTTTGAACGCAACAGAGAGAGATTTCAGTTCCTTAAG tgggGCTCGCAAGCTTTCAGGAACATGCGTATTATTCCACCTGGTTCGGGAATTGTCCACCAGGTCAACTTGGAGTATTTGGCCAGGGTGGTGTTTAACCATGAAGGGTATTTCTACCCGGACAGCCTGGTGGGCACAGATTCCCATACCACCATGATCGATGGCCTTGGTGTTCTGGGTTGGG GTGTGGGTGGAATTGAAGCAGAGGCAGTGATGCTgggtcagccaatcagcatggTTCTACCCGAGGTGGTTGGATACAAGATGTATGGGAGCCCGGACAAGTTTATTACCTCCACAGACATTGTTCTCACTGTCACAAAG CACCTCCGTCAAGTGGGCGTGGTGGGAAAGTTTGTGGAGTTTTTCGGGCCCAGCGTGGCTCAGCTGTCCATTGCGGACAGAGCCACCATCTCAAACATGTGTCCAGAATATGGAGCGACCGCAGCTTTCTTTCCTGTGGATGATGTCAGCATTGAATACCTCAAGCAGACCG GGCGAGAAGCAGAAAAACTGGCGTACATTACAAGGTACCTGAAAGCCGTGTCCATGTTCCGGAACTACAGCAATGTCTCCCAGGATCCAGATTTTAGTCAG GTTGTAGAGTTGGACCTCAGTACTGTGGTTCCATGCTGTAGTGGCCCTAAAAGACCTCAGGACAGAATTCCTCTTTCAGACATGAAAAAAGACTTTGCAAGCTGCCTGGGAGCCAAG CAAGGTTTCAAAGGCTTTGCCGTGGCTCCGGATTCTCAGAGCGCAACGGTCCCCTTCCAGTTTGATGGAAAAGAGTACATGTTAAGCCACGGCTCAGTTGTGATTGCAGCTATCACCAGCTGCACAAACACCAGCAACCCGTCCGTCATGCTCGGAGCTG GACTCCTCGCTAAAAAGGCAATCGAGAATGGGTTAAGTGTGAAGCCTTACATAAAGACCAGCCTTTCACCCGGTAGCGGAGTGGTGACTTATTACCTGAAGGAGAGTGGCGTTATGGACTATCTATCTCAGTTAGG ctttgagGTTGTCGGCTATGGTTGCATGACGTGTATAGGCAACAGTGGACCCCTCCCGGAGCCAGTGGTGGAGGCCATTACCCAG GGAGATTTGGTGGCTGCAGGTGTGCTGTCCGGAAATCGCAACTTTGAAGGGCGCGTTCACCCCAACACCAGAGCCAACTACCTTGCCTCGCCGCCGCTCGTTATCGCTTATGCCATCGCCGGGACTGTaaagattgactttttgacGGAACCGATTG caattaattcTGAAGGTCGAGAGGTCTTCTTGAAGGACATCTGGCCCACACGGGAGGAGATCCAGCTTGAGGAGACAAAGTTTGTCATTCCATCGATGTTCAGAGAAGTGTATGAGAAAATTGAG AAAGTGAATGAACGCTGGAACTCTCTGGTGGCTCCATCAGACAAGCTGTATCCCTGGGATGTGACGTCAACTTACATCAAGTCCCCACCCTTTTTTGATGGTTTG ACCATGCAGTTAAATCCTCCACGTTCCATTGACGGAGCCTACGTGCTGCTGAACTTGGGCGACTCAGTCACTACAGACCACATTTCTCCTGCTGGAAACATCACCAGAAGCAGCCCCGCAGCCCGCTACCTGTCAAGCAGAGA TGTAATCCCTCGTGACTTCAACTCTTACGGCTCCCGTCGAGGTAACGACGCCGTCATGGCCCGGGGGACGTTTGCCAACATCCGGCTGTTCAACAAATTCCTCAACAAGCAGGCACCTCAAACGATTTACCTGCCAACTGGGGAAATG ATGGATGTGTTTGATGCAGCGGAGCGATACGGCCAGTCGGGAGTCCCTCTGCTGATTCTTGCCGGGAAGGAGTACGGCTCTGGCAGCTCAAGAGACTGGGCAGCAAAAGGGCCATTATTACTG GGGATCAAGGCTGTTCTCGCCGAGAGCTACGAGCGGATCCACCGGAGCAATCTGGTGGGCATGGGAATAATCCCGCTGGAGTATTTACCAGGCGACAACGCCGAGAGTCTGGCCTTGACCGGAAGAGAGCGCTACCACGTCGCCATCCCCGAAAACATCACCACCAGGATGATCGTCGTCGTGACG CTCGACACAGGAAAAACTTTTCGTGTACGGATGAGGTTTGACACGGACGTGGAACTGGCCTATTTCCATCACGGAGGCATCCTGAACTACATGATCCGCAAGATGTCTGAAAATTAA
- the aco1 gene encoding cytoplasmic aconitate hydratase isoform X2 — MAGTATNPFQHIVELLDPQVANQMFYNLTKLEDPRYDNLPFSIRVLLESAVRNCDGFLVKQSDVENILNWKQTQTQSVEIPFRPARVILQDFTGVPAVVDFAAMRNAVIKLGGDPEKINPVCPADLVIDHSVQVDFNKKSDSLQKNENLEFERNRERFQFLKWGSQAFRNMRIIPPGSGIVHQVNLEYLARVVFNHEGYFYPDSLVGTDSHTTMIDGLGVLGWGVGGIEAEAVMLGQPISMVLPEVVGYKMYGSPDKFITSTDIVLTVTKHLRQVGVVGKFVEFFGPSVAQLSIADRATISNMCPEYGATAAFFPVDDVSIEYLKQTGREAEKLAYITRYLKAVSMFRNYSNVSQDPDFSQVVELDLSTVVPCCSGPKRPQDRIPLSDMKKDFASCLGAKQGFKGFAVAPDSQSATVPFQFDGKEYMLSHGSVVIAAITSCTNTSNPSVMLGAGLLAKKAIENGLSVKPYIKTSLSPGSGVVTYYLKESGVMDYLSQLGFEVVGYGCMTCIGNSGPLPEPVVEAITQGDLVAAGVLSGNRNFEGRVHPNTRANYLASPPLVIAYAIAGTVKIDFLTEPIAINSEGREVFLKDIWPTREEIQLEETKFVIPSMFREVYEKIEKVNERWNSLVAPSDKLYPWDVTSTYIKSPPFFDGLTMQLNPPRSIDGAYVLLNLGDSVTTDHISPAGNITRSSPAARYLSSRDVIPRDFNSYGSRRGNDAVMARGTFANIRLFNKFLNKQAPQTIYLPTGEMMDVFDAAERYGQSGVPLLILAGKEYGSGSSRDWAAKGPLLLAFSSCIPRGSRLFSPRATSGSTGAIWWAWE, encoded by the exons ATGGCCGGAACTGCGACGAATCCCTTCCAACATATAGTTGAGCTTCTGGATCCTCAGGTTGCAAATCAGATGTTTTATAATCTCACCAAACTTGAAGATCCCAGATATG ACAACTTGCCATTTTCCATCCGGGTTCTCTTGGAGTCTGCTGTCAGGAACTGCGACGGCTTTCTGGTGAAGCAGTCCGACGTGGAAAATATCCTGAACTGGAAGCAAACCCAGACGCAGTCTGTGGAGATCCCGTTCAGGCCGGCACGCGTCATCCTGCAGGATTTCAC CGGCGTACCTGCCGTGGTTGATTTCGCCGCCATGCGCAATGCGGTGATTAAGCTCGGCGGCGACCCCGAGAAGATCAATCCCGTTTGCCCGGCCGACCTGGTCATCGATCATTCCGTCCAAGTGGACTTTAATAAAAA GTCTGATAGCCTTCAGAAAAATGAAAACTTGGAGTTTGAACGCAACAGAGAGAGATTTCAGTTCCTTAAG tgggGCTCGCAAGCTTTCAGGAACATGCGTATTATTCCACCTGGTTCGGGAATTGTCCACCAGGTCAACTTGGAGTATTTGGCCAGGGTGGTGTTTAACCATGAAGGGTATTTCTACCCGGACAGCCTGGTGGGCACAGATTCCCATACCACCATGATCGATGGCCTTGGTGTTCTGGGTTGGG GTGTGGGTGGAATTGAAGCAGAGGCAGTGATGCTgggtcagccaatcagcatggTTCTACCCGAGGTGGTTGGATACAAGATGTATGGGAGCCCGGACAAGTTTATTACCTCCACAGACATTGTTCTCACTGTCACAAAG CACCTCCGTCAAGTGGGCGTGGTGGGAAAGTTTGTGGAGTTTTTCGGGCCCAGCGTGGCTCAGCTGTCCATTGCGGACAGAGCCACCATCTCAAACATGTGTCCAGAATATGGAGCGACCGCAGCTTTCTTTCCTGTGGATGATGTCAGCATTGAATACCTCAAGCAGACCG GGCGAGAAGCAGAAAAACTGGCGTACATTACAAGGTACCTGAAAGCCGTGTCCATGTTCCGGAACTACAGCAATGTCTCCCAGGATCCAGATTTTAGTCAG GTTGTAGAGTTGGACCTCAGTACTGTGGTTCCATGCTGTAGTGGCCCTAAAAGACCTCAGGACAGAATTCCTCTTTCAGACATGAAAAAAGACTTTGCAAGCTGCCTGGGAGCCAAG CAAGGTTTCAAAGGCTTTGCCGTGGCTCCGGATTCTCAGAGCGCAACGGTCCCCTTCCAGTTTGATGGAAAAGAGTACATGTTAAGCCACGGCTCAGTTGTGATTGCAGCTATCACCAGCTGCACAAACACCAGCAACCCGTCCGTCATGCTCGGAGCTG GACTCCTCGCTAAAAAGGCAATCGAGAATGGGTTAAGTGTGAAGCCTTACATAAAGACCAGCCTTTCACCCGGTAGCGGAGTGGTGACTTATTACCTGAAGGAGAGTGGCGTTATGGACTATCTATCTCAGTTAGG ctttgagGTTGTCGGCTATGGTTGCATGACGTGTATAGGCAACAGTGGACCCCTCCCGGAGCCAGTGGTGGAGGCCATTACCCAG GGAGATTTGGTGGCTGCAGGTGTGCTGTCCGGAAATCGCAACTTTGAAGGGCGCGTTCACCCCAACACCAGAGCCAACTACCTTGCCTCGCCGCCGCTCGTTATCGCTTATGCCATCGCCGGGACTGTaaagattgactttttgacGGAACCGATTG caattaattcTGAAGGTCGAGAGGTCTTCTTGAAGGACATCTGGCCCACACGGGAGGAGATCCAGCTTGAGGAGACAAAGTTTGTCATTCCATCGATGTTCAGAGAAGTGTATGAGAAAATTGAG AAAGTGAATGAACGCTGGAACTCTCTGGTGGCTCCATCAGACAAGCTGTATCCCTGGGATGTGACGTCAACTTACATCAAGTCCCCACCCTTTTTTGATGGTTTG ACCATGCAGTTAAATCCTCCACGTTCCATTGACGGAGCCTACGTGCTGCTGAACTTGGGCGACTCAGTCACTACAGACCACATTTCTCCTGCTGGAAACATCACCAGAAGCAGCCCCGCAGCCCGCTACCTGTCAAGCAGAGA TGTAATCCCTCGTGACTTCAACTCTTACGGCTCCCGTCGAGGTAACGACGCCGTCATGGCCCGGGGGACGTTTGCCAACATCCGGCTGTTCAACAAATTCCTCAACAAGCAGGCACCTCAAACGATTTACCTGCCAACTGGGGAAATG ATGGATGTGTTTGATGCAGCGGAGCGATACGGCCAGTCGGGAGTCCCTCTGCTGATTCTTGCCGGGAAGGAGTACGGCTCTGGCAGCTCAAGAGACTGGGCAGCAAAAGGGCCATTATTACTG GCATTTTCTTCATGTATTCCAAGGGGATCAAGGCTGTTCTCGCCGAGAGCTACGAGCGGATCCACCGGAGCAATCTGGTGGGCATGGGAATAA
- the tmem185 gene encoding transmembrane protein 185-like, translating into MNLRGLFQDFNPSKFLIYLCLLLFSVLLSLRLDGVIQWSYWAVFTPIWLWKLLVIIGASVGTGVWAHNPQYRAEGETCVEFKAMLIAVGLHVLLLMFEVLVCDRVARGSGNYFWLLVFMPLFFVSPVSVAACVWGFRHDRSLELEVFCSVNILQFIFIALRLDRIINWPWLVVCVPLWILMSFLCLVVLYYIIWSVLFLRSIDIIAEQRRTHITMAISWMTIVVPLLTFEILLVHKIDGHNSLSYVCVFVPLWLSLLTLMVTTFGQKGGNHWWFGIRKDFCHFLLELLPFLREYGNVSYDLQRSEDPEAAEDPPVPEPPPKIAPMFHKKTGVVITQSPGKYFVPPPKLCIDMPD; encoded by the exons ATGAATTTAAGGGGACTCTTTCAGGATTTCAATCCCAG CAAGTTCCTGATCTACTTGTGCCTGCTGCTGTTCTCCGTGTTGCTGTCCTTGAGGCTGGATGGGGTTATCCAGTGGAGCTACTGGGCAGTGTTCACGCCAATATGGCTGTGGAAGCTGCTGGTCATCATCGGGGCGTCAGTGGGCACTGGAGTGTGGGCACACAACCCTCAGTACAG GGCTGAAGGGGAGACGTGTGTGGAGTTCAAGGCCATGCTGATCGCCGTGGGACTTCACGTCCTCTTGCTTATGTTCGAGGTGTTGGTGTGCGACCGCGTGGCGAGGGGAAGCGGCAACTACTTCTGGCTGCTCGTCTTCATGCCGCTCTTCTTCGTGTCGCCAGTCTCCGTGGCGGCGTGCGTCTGGGGCTTCAGGCACGACCGCTCCCTGGAG ctGGAAGTGTTCTGTTCGGTCAACATTCTCCAGTTCATCTTCATCGCTCTGAGGCTGGACAGGATCATCAACTGGCCTTGGCTG GTGGTGTGCGTGCCACTGTGGATCCTCATGTCCTTCCTGTGCCTCGTGGTCCTCTACTACATCATCTGGTCGGTCCTTTTCCTCCGCTCCATCGACATCATCGCCGAGCAGCGGCGGACTCACATCACCATGGCGATCAGCTGGATGACCATCGTGGTTCCGCTGCTCACCTTCGAG ATCCTCCTGGTGCACAAGATAGACGGCCACAACAGTCTGAGCTACGTGTGCGTCTTCGTGCCGCTGTGGCTCTCGCTACTCACGCTCATGGTCACCACCTTCGGCCAGAAAGGCGGAAACCACT GGTGGTTTGGCATCCGCAAGGACTTCTGCCACTTCCTGCTGGAGCTCCTCCCCTTCCTGCGAGAGTACGGCAATGTCTCTTATGACCTCCAACGCAGCGAGGACCCCGAGGCCGCCGAGGACCCGCCCGTCCCCGAGCCGCCGCCCAAGATCGCCCCCATGTTCCACAAAAAAACGGGTGTGGTGATCACGCAGAGCCCCGGCAAATACTTTGTCCCTCCGCCCAAACTCTGCATCGACATGCCCGACTAG